In Caldicoprobacter guelmensis, the sequence AATCAGGCTTTCCGGCCTTTGATTTTTTATGCTGACTTTAAAACTATTTTTCGCGTTGTCATGCAAAAATTTTTTTGTGAATGGTTATTTTGAGGTATAAAAATAATTGCTATAAGAGAAGAAATTTGTTATTCTTTTTACTAGAAGAGGGTTTTCTTACGCTATCAAAAAGTATGATTTTTATTTAATCCCTCGCATATAATCTAGAGGGGGGTGGAGAAATTGAATATTATAATACTTTTTATAATCGGCTGCATTTCAGGTTTTGTTCTGTTTACAAAAGTGTGTCTTACAAACGATGATGTATTTTTCATAAAAAAACACAAAGTTTCGGTTATAATCCCGGCACGTAACGAAGAAAAAAATTTGCCTTTTTTGCTTGAATCACTAAAAAAACAAACTTATAAACCGGATGAAATCGTTGTGGTTGACGATTTTTCGTCGGATAAAACGGGAGAAATCGCCAGGCGGTATGGTGTCAAGGTTATACAAAATCCTCCACTTCCAGCTGGTTGGACGGGTAAGAATTGGGCTGTGTGGAATGGTTTTTTAAATTCAACTGGGGATATTCTGGTGTTCCTTGATGCCGATATGCGATTAGCTCCAAGGGCTTTAGAAGTCCTTATTAAGACTAGAGAGAAGTGTGCTGGGGCTATTTCCGTTGTTCCCTATCATAGACCAGAAAGATTTTATGAGAAACTCTCGCTTATACCTTATCTATTAGGCGTGCTCGCTTTTACCTCTCCTTTTGAAAGGAAAAATCCAGTAAAAAGTTTATATGGGTCTTGTATTGTGGTGTCTAGAGAGGATTATGAAAAGATCAACGGCCATTATAGCGTTAGAGATGAAGTAATGGATGATATGACTCTAGGTAAGAGGTTTTCACAAGCCGGCATTAACGTTGAAAATTTCATAGGATATGACCTAGTGTATTTTAGAATGTATCCTAACGGCATAAGAAGCGAAATAGAGGGGTTTAGCAAGAGTGCCGTACTAGGGATGATTAATCTCAGCCGTTCCACGGTAGCATTAATTGCGCTGTGGTTTATAGGAGTTTTCTTAGCTGAGTTTGTAACACCCCTCTTGATATTGACGAGGCATCCATTGATATGGCCTTTTTTAGTAGGGTATATTATGTACACCCTTCAAATCGTGTATTTTTTGAAATATGTAGGAGATTATGGTAAGATTATACCTATACTACATTTTTTATCAACAGTGTTTTTCGTTGCCATAATGATTTATTCTACGTATCAGGTTTCTTTCAAAGGGTGTGTCTATTGGAAAGGAAGGCAGATTCAGGTTAGAAGTAGGAGGGGTTTATGACTGTATTTTACTTCATTATGGAATTTTTATGTGGGTCGCTCATGTTTTCTTACTGGCTTGGCCTTGCTGCTAAAAAGGATTTGAGAAAGGTGGGAGATGGTAATCCAGGGGCATTTAACCTATGGTTGGCTGCAGGGTTTAAACTGGGCTTGCTGGGGGTATTGTTGGATTTCTTAAAAGGTTATTTCCCTCTGGTGGTACTGGTACAACGCCAACTGATTGCCGATCTGTCCATAGCCGCTGTGGCTTTTGCGCCGATTTTGGGGCATGCCTTCTCGCCTTTTCTTAAGGGCAGGGGTGGCAAAGCCATAGCCGTAAGTTTCGGTGTATGGAGTGCTGTTACTCAATTTAGAGTTTCTCTAGTTTATGCAGTAATACTTGCTATTCTTTACGTCATAGCGAGAATGGTGTACAGGGGTGAGAGTACACCTACTGAAACCGATGGTTTTATGGTGGTATTCGGTATGTGGATGTTGGGCTTTTACCTCTTTGTTAGGGCTTTTCCTTATTATCTGCTACTGTTGTGGCTTGAGAATTCCCTTCTTATGACGTATAGAAATAAAGCCAAGCTGCAGGTCTTTTTTAGGGATATATATAATAAGTATTGGAACCGCGACACTACTAACACCACCATTGGCATGTAAAAATTTAAACAGGTCCTGTATTGCGCGATTTTTTTAAAAATTGTTATTTAGAATGAGATAATTTAATATAATTGGCATAAATGATTCAAAATTGGTGTTGGCGGTTTTTGACAATAAAAGTGAAAAAATTTACACTCTACTCTAGGTTTATTAGCACTCACAATTGTCGAGTGCTAATAAAATTAAAATTGTTCTAAAAATTAAGCCGGTAACCAGCCATTTTAAAGTTTTTTCAGTTTCTGTACAGGCATGTGTTAAAGCACTTTTACAGGCATTCATAGGTGATCAAATCCATCCACGAAAATATACTGATGATATTAAAAATTTTATCGAGAAATTCTAAAGTCGTATTGCTTTCTTCAAATTGTTTGATTTTGTATCAACAATTTTGAAGGGGGGATGCGACTTTATGAAGGCATTATTTCTTGTGGGAGGAATGGGGACAAGGTTGAGACCTTTGACCAATAAGATACCGAAACCTATGGTACCTATTATGGGCAAACCATTACTTGAAAGGAGTATACTTAACCTTAAAAATATTGGGATAAATGAGGTTGTATTGAGCACTTGCTATAGAGCCCAGCATATTCAAAAACACTTCGGTGATGGGCAAAGGTTTGGTATGAGAATTTATCATGTTAGAGAAGATATACCGCTTGGGACTGGTGGAGCAATAAAAAATACTGAAAAGTACTTTGATGATACATTTTTAATATTCAATTCGGATATTTTAAGCGATATAAACTTAAAAGAGCTTGTAGAATATCACAAGAAAAAAGCGGCTGATGTTACCATTGCCGTGACACAAGTCGATAATCCGTCAATGTATGGGGTTATAGAATATGATGAGAATGATTATGCTGTATCCTTTAGGGAAAAGCCACAGCCTGAAGAGGTTACTTCTAATTTTGTAAATGCGGGAGTGTATGTATTTGAGCCCAAAGTTTTAAAGGAGATACCTGGAGGACGGGTGGTATCGGTTGAAAGGGAAGTATTTCCTAAACTTCTTGAAAAAGGTTATAAGATTGCTGTATATAAAGGATGCTCTTATTGGATAGATATAGGCACTCCTGAGAAGTATCTGCAGGCCCATATGGACATAATGGCGGGCAAATGTAGGATAAGCGGATTGGATTTTTCGGATAAAGGAGTATATAGAGGACCTGGTTCTAGCATACACGGTTCTGTCAAAATACAGGGGCCTGTATATATAGGTGCTAATGTAAAGATTGAGGAGAATGCGATTATAGGGCCTAATGCTATTATAGGAAACAATGTGCATGTAGGTCAGGGAGCAAAGATTATAGGAAGCGTCATATGGGATGATGTGGTGGTGGAAAGCGGAGCCAAGCTGGTCAATACTATTGTGGCCTCCAATTGCAGGATAAAACAAGGATGTGAACATTACAGGACTGTATATGCGGAGGAAGATAGTCGACTCATGGCAATATAAATATTTTTCATGAGCGGTCAGTTTGTGGGATAAAGCTTGGATTTCGGTTTATAAAATCTAGTAGGGAAGGGGAGTGGTGAAGGATGATGCTCAATAGAGCCAGGAATGTCGTATTTGTAAGTACTTATCCACCTAGGGAGTGTGGTTTGGCTACTTTCACTCAGGATTTGGTAAACGAGTTGGAGGATATAAAACTTGTAAATAAGCCAAAGGTTATTGCCATAAGCAATGGGTATTATCAATATGATGACAGGGTCATAATGGAGATTTACCAATATGAGAGGGACAGCTATATAAAGGCTGCCAAGCAGCTTAATGAAACTGATACGGAGCTTGTGGTCATTGAACATGAATATGGGATATTTGGTGGCGATTGGGGAGATTACATCTTTGATTTTACGGATAATCTTAATATACCGTTTATAACCACTTTGCATACTGTCCTCCTTGAACCTTCTAATAAGCAAAAGGAGATTATAAAAATTTTGGCGGAAAAGAGTCAAAAAGTTGTGACCATGGCAAACAACACCGTTAAGATTTTAACAGAGGTGTATGGAATAGACCGTGGCAAAATCGAGGTTATACCTCATGGCGTACCCTATAAAATTGTGGAACCAAGAGAGAAGCTCAAAGAGAGGTACGGCTTTAAAGGGAGGCAGATAATTAGCACCTTCGGGCTTATAAGTCCGGGTAAGGGTTTGGAGTATGGTATAGAAGCTATAGCAAAGGTGGCAAAAAAGCACCCAGATGTACTGTATCTCATATTGGGGCAGACACATCCGTGTGTAAAAAAGGAATATGGTGAAAGCTATAGGGAGAAATTGGAGGAATTAGTAAGGCGGTTGGGTGTGGAGACAAATGTATGCTTTGTAAATAAATACCTTACAAAGGATGAGGTCATACAATATTTACAGCTTTCGGATATATACATGACGCCGTATCTTAGTAGGGAGCAGGCAGTGAGTGGTACACTGGCCTATGCAGTGGGGTATGGAAAGGTAATAGTATCTACGCCATATCCATATGCTAAAGAGATGTTGGCAGATGGGAGAGGTATGCTGGCTGAGTTTGCAGATTCTGAATCGTTGGCAAAGTGCATCAATTATATACTGGACCATCCGGAGGTGCAGAGTGAAATGGAGAAAAAGACTCTGGCTCTTGGTAGGACCATGACATGGAAGAATGTCGCAAATCAGTATGCCCGGCTGTTTATGAAAGCCATTGAGGAAGCCCAATTGAAAGGAGATATGTTGGTAGGATGATGCTGTACGATTTGATAAAGATGAAAAATGAGCAGCATATCTTCCGTATGACTGATGATACAGGAATGCTGCAGCATGCCAAGTATGGGGTACCTGATCCTACCAAGGGCTATACCACCGATGACAATGCAAGGGCACTGATCATGGCGGTACTTCTTTATGAGCAAAGGCCAGTAAAAAGGTACGAAAATCTTATCTACCGGTATACCAGCTTTTTGCTTAATGCGCAGAATGAGGATGGATGGTTCAAAAACTTCATGGGTTATGACAGGAGGTTTGCGGAAGAAAGGGGTTCTGAAGATTGTTTTGGGAGATGTTTATGGGCGCTGGGATTTACTATATCCAATCAACATGTGCCTGTAAACATACGGCGTGTTGCTAAGTACATTTTGGGTAAATCTCTTCCCAATTGTGACAAGCTGCTCTCTATTAGAGGTAAGGCCTATTCAATTATAGGGCTGAGTTTTTTGGATGATGACCATGCCAGAGGAATAATAAGTAATCTTGCTGCTTCTTTGGCAGAGGAGTATTATAAACACTGCCGAGAAAATTGGAAGTGGTTTGAAGACGTGCTTACTTATAGCAATGCTGTGTTACCGTGGGCTATGCTGGCGGCTTTTCAGACAACGCAGGAAGAGAGTTTCAAAGATATAGGTTTAGAAAGTTTGGGATTTTTGGAAAAACAAACTTTTAAAAAGGGTTATTTCAAACCCATTGGATGCAATGGTTGGTTTAAAAAGGGAAGTAATCCGGCTGAGTTTGACGAACAACCCGTTGAGGCTTGTGAAATGTTGCTTGCTTATCTTAAAGCATATGAAATAACAGAAAAAGATGAGTATCTTGAAAAGGCGAAAAAGTGCTGCAGGTGGTATACGGGGTATAACTCCAAGGGAGTTAGCCTTATTGATCCAGAAACAGGTGGATGTTATGACGGCATTACAAGGGAAGGTGTAAACCTGAATCAGGGAGCGGAAAGTCTTATATCTTACTATATTGCCGTACTTAGTATGGAAAGGTTTTGCAGCAGTTCGGCTGAAAAGTATTATTATCTTTCAAAATGGGCATAATTGTTGTAAAAACACCTGGCACCCATGCCAGGTGAAAAATTTATTGAACAAAGGCATTTGCGGTTGACCACGATGGGAGTGGTGTCGGTGGGCAAATGTCTTTTGAGTATCGATTGGGATTACTTTATATGTTCCAAGGCGAGTGAATATTCCTATATAGAAAATTCAAAAAGTATACTGGATGCGTGGTATAAGCGCTATTTTATATTTAGAAAGCAAGGAAAAGACCTTCAACGTTTATACAGTCTGTCTCCTGAGATAAGGGATTTTTGGATGAAAGTTAAACAAAAATTTGCCATTGAGCCCAAAGTAAAAGTTTATATATCTGACTCTCATGTTATTTCATATAAAGTTGCTAAAGAGAGTAGGTGCTCTGAAGTCTACTTGTTTGATGCCCACGCTGACCTAGGGTATGGGGGATTGGCTTCGCTAAATTTTGAGTTAAACTGTGCCAATTGGCTGGGAAAACTTTTGAAAGAGAAAATCATCCAGAGAGCAAATATTATATATAGCCCTTATGCGTTTGAAAAGCCTCATGATTTTAGGGAAATCAATGCAATATATGATGTAAAATATCTCCGGTGGGAAAATATTCCTACGGGCATTGAGGTAGTTGCAGTTCATATATGCAGATCGGGAGCTTGGACTCCTCCATGGTATGATGCCAACTTCTTAAACTTTATCCAGGATTCCGGGTTGTCCAACATAGAGTTTATAGACTTTAAGGTAAGAAATTGGAATACCAGAGATATAAATCTGTCGCAGCAGATCAAATATATGTTGGCGTGAAATATTTAGATTAACCACAAGTAAACAGAAAAATAAATTTTAAGCGGCATTTGCTATTGCATTAGATTGGAAAAGTGTTTTACAATTAAAATAAAGAAACGGCTTTTGTAGATTATTTTAAACATATTGCTAACGCTAAAAGGGTTATCTGAGGGGTGGTTGTCAATACATGAAAATTAGGAGGGGGATGGAAAATGAGAGAATTATTCCCAAGAACAAATGTGGGGGGCGTATCGCTTTCCAGAATGATCATTGGTACAAATTGGATTCTGGGGTACAGCCACACCAGTTTGGCAGCCGATAATTTAATCAGGCATAGAAATAGTTCGCCGCACGTTATAGCTGACATGCTTGAAGTGTTCCTTGAAGCAGGCGTAGATACCATTATGGGGCCGTTTGTCGATAATCCCCATCTTGTAGAAGCTGTAAAGCTTGCTGAAGACCGTACTGGTAAAGGGATGATAATAATTGATACACCTATAATTAATGTGGATGATAATGCAGAGGCGCGTAAGGAAGCTGAAAGAGTAATTGCAAATAGTAAAAAATTGGGTGCCACATTATGCCTTCCGCATCATACTTCGGTGGAGCAGCTGGTCAACAAAAATAGAAAAACTATTGAAAGGCTGCCGGATTACCTTAAGATGATACGCGATCACGATATGATACCTGGGCTTTCCTGTCACATGCCTGAACTCGTTATTTACTCTGACCTTAATGAATATGACGTGGAGACTTATATACAGATTTACAACTGCATGGGCTTTTTAATGCAGGTAGAGATTGAATACATACATAAGGTGATATGGAATGCTAAAAAACCGGTTATAACAATAAAGCCCATGGCGGCTGGGCGTGTAAGTCCTTTTGTAGGGTTGACTTTTGTGTGGCATACAATTCGTCCCTGTGACATGGTGACGGTTGGTTGTTTGACGCCGGATGAGGCTGCTGAGGATATAGAGATATCGCTGGCGGCGCTACAAGGTCGTCCGCCCGAATTGAAAGGCCGCAGCAGTCCTAAAAAGACGGAAATAATGAGGGATTAATCATGTTGCAAAAAGAATTTTGAGCTTAGGTTTTTTCATAAGCTTTTTTCTTTTTATTTTACTTTTAAGACTTGTGCATACAAGTAATGTGGTAGTATAATGATACTGGAAGTCAATAATTGTTCAAAGGGGAGGGTGACTTTATTATGGTGAACATTCCGAAGGTAAGATTGGGCATTGTAGCAGTAAGCAGAGACTGCTTTCCGGTGCAGCTCAGCCAGTCAAGGAGAAAAGCAGTGGTTGAAGCATGTGGTCGAAAAGGCGTCACCATCACGGAGATTCAAACGGTAGTAGAGAATGAGAAAGATGTGCTTAAGGCTTTGGATGAGCTTAAAGCTGCTAATGTGAATGCGCTGGTGGTATACTTGGGCAACTTTGGCCCAGAAGGCCCTGAGACCATGCTGGCTCAGAAGTTTGGTGGCCCTTCTATGTTTGTAGCTGCGGCCGAGGAGACCGAGAACAATTTGATTGACGGGCGTGGGGATGCCTATTGTGGAATGCTCAATGCCTCATACAATCTGGGGTTGCGTAAGCTTAATCCTTATATTCCTGAATACCCCGTTGGTACGCCCGATGAAGTTGCGGATATGATTTCGGAATTTGTGGATATTGCCAGAGTGATATTGGGTCTGTCAAAGCTTAAAATTTTTACTTTTGGGCCAAGGCCACAGGATTTCTTGGCTTGCAATGCTCCCATAAAGCCGCTGTATGACCTGGGCATTGAAATCATGGAGAACTCTGAGCTTGACTTGTTTGAGTCCTTTAACCTGCACGCAAATGACCCTCGGATACCGTCGGTCATCAGGGATATGGAGCAAGAGCTGGGTGAAGGCAACAAGTTCCCTGGCATTCTTCCTAAGCTGGCGCAGTATGAGCTGACCTTGCTGGACTGGATGGAAAAGCATATTGGCGCCTCGGAGTATGCTATATTTGCCAACAAGTGCTGGCCGGCATTCCAGACACAGTTTGGCTTTGTTCCGTGCTATGTCAACTCTAGGTTGGCCTCTCGTGGTATTCCGGTATCATGTGAAGTAGATGTATATGGGGCACTGAGTGAATACATCATTACATGTGTTACAGGCATGCCGGCGACCCTTCTTGATATAAACAATACCGTTCCCAGAGACATGTATGAGAACAACAGGGATAAATTTGGCGATTACAAGCTAAGCGATCTGTTTATGGGGTTCCATTGCGGCAATACGCCCAAGTGTCATTTGAAAGATGGAGCCATGAAATATCAGCTTATCATGCACAGGCTTCTGGAACCGGATAGAGAACCAGATATAACCAGAGGTACTCTGGAGGGGACCATAAAGCCAGGGGATATCACGTTGTTTAGGCTGCAAGGTACGGCTGATTGCAAGCTAAGGAGCTATGTAGCAGAAGGCGAGGTTATAGACGTTGATCCCAAATCATTTGGTGGCATAGGGGTATTTGCTGTAAAGGAGATGGCGAGATTCTACAGGTATGTCTTGATCGCCAAGAGGTATCCGCATCACACTGGCGTTGCTTTCAAGCATGTAGGCAAGGCACTGTTTGCGGCCATGAAGATGCTGGGTATCGAGGAAGTGGACTTCAACCAACCGGCTAATATGCTGTACAAGGATGAGAATCCGTTTAAATAAATTAAAATGTGGAGCAGGTGTAGAACTTTGTTTGAAGGCAACGAAAAGCCCAAGTATCAGCGCTTAAAAAAGTATATAATAGAGACGATACAACACAAGCAGCTAAAATTTGGTGACAGGATTTTCTCTGAAAATGAGCTGGCCAAAAAGTTTAACATCAGCAGGCACACTGTAAGGCAGGCCATTGGAGAGCTGGTAAATGAAGGATGGGTTTATAGGGTACACGGTAAAGGCACGTTTGTAGGTAATGGCCCCTGTGGAAGGGAGGAGAAGACGCATACCATAGGGGTCATTACCACCTATCTCAATGATTATATATTTCCTTCCATTGTTCGTGGCATTGACAGCGTATTGTTAGCTCAAGGATATAACATGTTGCTAAGCTGCACATACAATCAGCATCAAATGGAGCGTTTATGCCTTGAAAACTTGAGAAATCATCCTATTGCGGGATTGATAGTAGAGCCTACCAAAAGCGCCCTGCCTAACCCTAATCTGGATTTATACCAGGAGTTAAGACAAAAGAATATTCCCATATTGTTTATTCATGGTTGCTACAATGATTTTGATTGTTCTTACGTTGTAGAAGATGATATCTGGGCTGGCTATATAGCTACCAAGCATCTGATTGAGCTGGGGCATACCAAAATTGGCGGGATATTTAAGAAAGACGATATTCAGGGTCATTACAGGTTTGCTGGGTTTAAAAAGGCTCTTGAAGAAACCGGACTTGAGGTTGTATCTTCAAGGGTGTTGTGGTTTGACACGGAAGACGCGATAGATTTTGAAAGCTGTATGCTACAGCCCTTGATGCATCTGCTACAGGGATGTTCCGGTATTGTGTGTTATAATGACCAGGTGGCTATTAAGGTAATTGATGTATTGAGGGGAATGAATTTGAGCGTTCCTGAAGATATTTCCCTCGTTAGCTTTGACGATTCGCAGCTTGCCGTGGCTTCCGAAGTGAAGCTCACTACTGTGGCGCATCCTCAGGAAGAATTGGGGCAGCAGGCCGCGACAGCCTTGCTTGATATGATACAAGGTAAACAAAAGCGGATCAACATTAAAATGCGGCCTGAACTGGTTATAAGGGGAAGCGCTAAAAAAATAAGCGAAAGGGAGGAGATTTAATGTGGGCAAGAAGTATACGATAGGAGTGGATTTTGGGACACAGTCTGGGCGAGCAGTACTTGTTGAAGTTGATACAGGAAGGGAGGTAGCCACTGCAGTCAAGGAATATCCTCATGGTGTTATGGATGAGTACTTACCCGATGGGAAGACCAAGCTGGAGCCCGATTGGGCGCTTCAGCATCCGCAGGATTACCTTGACGTGCTGGCTGAAACCATACCGGCTGTATTGAAAGAAGCAGGTGTATCCAGCGAAGACGTAATTGGGGTAGGAATTGATTTTACGGCATGTACCATGCTACCTATTGATAAGGATGGGACTCCGCTGTGCTTTTATGATGAGTACAAGTCGCATCCCCATGCCTATGTTAAGCTGTGGAAGCATCATGCTGCGCAGGATGAAGCCAATCGTTTGAACCAGATTGCCGCCGAACGAGGAGAAGAATTTTTACAGAGGTACGGCGGGAAAATCTCCTCCGAATGGTTATTTCCCAAGATATGGCAGATACTTAATGAGGCACCAGAGATATACGAGAGGGCTGCTAAGTTTATTGAAGCGGCTGACTGGATAGTACTTCAGCTGACCGGCCAGGAGAAGCGCAACAGCTGTACCGCAGGCTATAAGGCTATATGGCATAAGAGAAAAGGATATCCATCTAAAGAATTTTTCAGAGCCCTGGATCCTAGACTTGAGAATGTGGTGGATGAGAAGCTCAGTAGGGATATATATCCAATAGGCACGAAAGCCGGGGAGATAACCGAAAAGGCGGCGCACCTTACCGGTCTAAAACCGGGTACGGCTGTTGCTGTGGGCAATGTGGATGCTCATGTTGCAGTGCCCGCTGTTGGCATTACCGAGGAAGGAAAAATGCTGATGATCATGGGCACTTCCACATGTCATATGCTGCTCAGCAAGGAAGAAAAGATGGTACCCGGTATCTGTGGCGTTGTGGAGGATGGAATCATTCCTGGCTATATGGGCTATGAAGCCGGACAGTCGTGCGTAGGGGACCACTTTGAATGGTTTGTCAAGAACTGTGTTCCGCCGGCATATGTCCAGGAAGCCAAAGAAAGGGGCATAAGCGTTTATAAATTGCTGGCAGAAAAGGCGCAAAAGCTAGCGGTAGGCGAAAGCGGACTTGTGGCCCTTGACTGGTGGAACGGTAACCGCTCTGTGCTGGTGGATGTGGACCTTACGGGAGTGATCGTGGGATGCACCCTTCTTACAAAGCCCGAGGAAATCTACAGGGCGCTTATAGAGGCCACTGCCTATGGGACCAGGATGATTATAGAAACGTTTGAAGAGCACGGCATCCCCATTTATGAGCTTTATGCCGCTGGTGGGATTGCCGAAAAAGATCCATTTATGATGCAGATATATGCCGATGTAACCAATAGGGAGATAAGGATATCGGGTTCACCGCAGGCTCCTGC encodes:
- a CDS encoding glycosyltransferase, translating into MNIIILFIIGCISGFVLFTKVCLTNDDVFFIKKHKVSVIIPARNEEKNLPFLLESLKKQTYKPDEIVVVDDFSSDKTGEIARRYGVKVIQNPPLPAGWTGKNWAVWNGFLNSTGDILVFLDADMRLAPRALEVLIKTREKCAGAISVVPYHRPERFYEKLSLIPYLLGVLAFTSPFERKNPVKSLYGSCIVVSREDYEKINGHYSVRDEVMDDMTLGKRFSQAGINVENFIGYDLVYFRMYPNGIRSEIEGFSKSAVLGMINLSRSTVALIALWFIGVFLAEFVTPLLILTRHPLIWPFLVGYIMYTLQIVYFLKYVGDYGKIIPILHFLSTVFFVAIMIYSTYQVSFKGCVYWKGRQIQVRSRRGL
- a CDS encoding glycerol-3-phosphate acyltransferase codes for the protein MTVFYFIMEFLCGSLMFSYWLGLAAKKDLRKVGDGNPGAFNLWLAAGFKLGLLGVLLDFLKGYFPLVVLVQRQLIADLSIAAVAFAPILGHAFSPFLKGRGGKAIAVSFGVWSAVTQFRVSLVYAVILAILYVIARMVYRGESTPTETDGFMVVFGMWMLGFYLFVRAFPYYLLLLWLENSLLMTYRNKAKLQVFFRDIYNKYWNRDTTNTTIGM
- a CDS encoding sugar phosphate nucleotidyltransferase, producing MKALFLVGGMGTRLRPLTNKIPKPMVPIMGKPLLERSILNLKNIGINEVVLSTCYRAQHIQKHFGDGQRFGMRIYHVREDIPLGTGGAIKNTEKYFDDTFLIFNSDILSDINLKELVEYHKKKAADVTIAVTQVDNPSMYGVIEYDENDYAVSFREKPQPEEVTSNFVNAGVYVFEPKVLKEIPGGRVVSVEREVFPKLLEKGYKIAVYKGCSYWIDIGTPEKYLQAHMDIMAGKCRISGLDFSDKGVYRGPGSSIHGSVKIQGPVYIGANVKIEENAIIGPNAIIGNNVHVGQGAKIIGSVIWDDVVVESGAKLVNTIVASNCRIKQGCEHYRTVYAEEDSRLMAI
- a CDS encoding glycosyltransferase family 4 protein, producing the protein MMLNRARNVVFVSTYPPRECGLATFTQDLVNELEDIKLVNKPKVIAISNGYYQYDDRVIMEIYQYERDSYIKAAKQLNETDTELVVIEHEYGIFGGDWGDYIFDFTDNLNIPFITTLHTVLLEPSNKQKEIIKILAEKSQKVVTMANNTVKILTEVYGIDRGKIEVIPHGVPYKIVEPREKLKERYGFKGRQIISTFGLISPGKGLEYGIEAIAKVAKKHPDVLYLILGQTHPCVKKEYGESYREKLEELVRRLGVETNVCFVNKYLTKDEVIQYLQLSDIYMTPYLSREQAVSGTLAYAVGYGKVIVSTPYPYAKEMLADGRGMLAEFADSESLAKCINYILDHPEVQSEMEKKTLALGRTMTWKNVANQYARLFMKAIEEAQLKGDMLVG
- a CDS encoding glycosyltransferase; the protein is MMLYDLIKMKNEQHIFRMTDDTGMLQHAKYGVPDPTKGYTTDDNARALIMAVLLYEQRPVKRYENLIYRYTSFLLNAQNEDGWFKNFMGYDRRFAEERGSEDCFGRCLWALGFTISNQHVPVNIRRVAKYILGKSLPNCDKLLSIRGKAYSIIGLSFLDDDHARGIISNLAASLAEEYYKHCRENWKWFEDVLTYSNAVLPWAMLAAFQTTQEESFKDIGLESLGFLEKQTFKKGYFKPIGCNGWFKKGSNPAEFDEQPVEACEMLLAYLKAYEITEKDEYLEKAKKCCRWYTGYNSKGVSLIDPETGGCYDGITREGVNLNQGAESLISYYIAVLSMERFCSSSAEKYYYLSKWA
- a CDS encoding arginase, with product MGKCLLSIDWDYFICSKASEYSYIENSKSILDAWYKRYFIFRKQGKDLQRLYSLSPEIRDFWMKVKQKFAIEPKVKVYISDSHVISYKVAKESRCSEVYLFDAHADLGYGGLASLNFELNCANWLGKLLKEKIIQRANIIYSPYAFEKPHDFREINAIYDVKYLRWENIPTGIEVVAVHICRSGAWTPPWYDANFLNFIQDSGLSNIEFIDFKVRNWNTRDINLSQQIKYMLA
- a CDS encoding L-fucose/L-arabinose isomerase family protein, with translation MVNIPKVRLGIVAVSRDCFPVQLSQSRRKAVVEACGRKGVTITEIQTVVENEKDVLKALDELKAANVNALVVYLGNFGPEGPETMLAQKFGGPSMFVAAAEETENNLIDGRGDAYCGMLNASYNLGLRKLNPYIPEYPVGTPDEVADMISEFVDIARVILGLSKLKIFTFGPRPQDFLACNAPIKPLYDLGIEIMENSELDLFESFNLHANDPRIPSVIRDMEQELGEGNKFPGILPKLAQYELTLLDWMEKHIGASEYAIFANKCWPAFQTQFGFVPCYVNSRLASRGIPVSCEVDVYGALSEYIITCVTGMPATLLDINNTVPRDMYENNRDKFGDYKLSDLFMGFHCGNTPKCHLKDGAMKYQLIMHRLLEPDREPDITRGTLEGTIKPGDITLFRLQGTADCKLRSYVAEGEVIDVDPKSFGGIGVFAVKEMARFYRYVLIAKRYPHHTGVAFKHVGKALFAAMKMLGIEEVDFNQPANMLYKDENPFK
- a CDS encoding GntR family transcriptional regulator; this translates as MFEGNEKPKYQRLKKYIIETIQHKQLKFGDRIFSENELAKKFNISRHTVRQAIGELVNEGWVYRVHGKGTFVGNGPCGREEKTHTIGVITTYLNDYIFPSIVRGIDSVLLAQGYNMLLSCTYNQHQMERLCLENLRNHPIAGLIVEPTKSALPNPNLDLYQELRQKNIPILFIHGCYNDFDCSYVVEDDIWAGYIATKHLIELGHTKIGGIFKKDDIQGHYRFAGFKKALEETGLEVVSSRVLWFDTEDAIDFESCMLQPLMHLLQGCSGIVCYNDQVAIKVIDVLRGMNLSVPEDISLVSFDDSQLAVASEVKLTTVAHPQEELGQQAATALLDMIQGKQKRINIKMRPELVIRGSAKKISEREEI
- the araB gene encoding ribulokinase, with product MGKKYTIGVDFGTQSGRAVLVEVDTGREVATAVKEYPHGVMDEYLPDGKTKLEPDWALQHPQDYLDVLAETIPAVLKEAGVSSEDVIGVGIDFTACTMLPIDKDGTPLCFYDEYKSHPHAYVKLWKHHAAQDEANRLNQIAAERGEEFLQRYGGKISSEWLFPKIWQILNEAPEIYERAAKFIEAADWIVLQLTGQEKRNSCTAGYKAIWHKRKGYPSKEFFRALDPRLENVVDEKLSRDIYPIGTKAGEITEKAAHLTGLKPGTAVAVGNVDAHVAVPAVGITEEGKMLMIMGTSTCHMLLSKEEKMVPGICGVVEDGIIPGYMGYEAGQSCVGDHFEWFVKNCVPPAYVQEAKERGISVYKLLAEKAQKLAVGESGLVALDWWNGNRSVLVDVDLTGVIVGCTLLTKPEEIYRALIEATAYGTRMIIETFEEHGIPIYELYAAGGIAEKDPFMMQIYADVTNREIRISGSPQAPALGSAMFGAVAAGKERGGYDSIVEAAKVMAKVRDTVYRPIPENVRMYDRLYAEYKILHDYFGRGANDVMKRLKEIRRQATVAK